Below is a genomic region from Cyanobacteriota bacterium.
GTCGAGTCGTCGTCCTCCAGGGAAGTCGATTGTCACCTGGGCAATGCCATGGCGATAGGTAGGGGGCAATGTGATTAGCGATCCTTCCTGAAGGGGCAAGATGATTACTGAGTCAGCTTTTTCCACTCGCCAATATTCCAACTGTTCGCCGTCTGGGGTTTGGCAATGT
It encodes:
- a CDS encoding NUDIX hydrolase, coding for MTCNWHVQDRFLELRSRWLTIVGEHCQTPDGEQLEYWRVEKADSVIILPLQEGSLITLPPTYRHGIAQVTIDFPGGRRLD